The Chlorocebus sabaeus isolate Y175 chromosome 9, mChlSab1.0.hap1, whole genome shotgun sequence genome includes a window with the following:
- the LOC103215961 gene encoding LOW QUALITY PROTEIN: sperm surface protein Sp17 (The sequence of the model RefSeq protein was modified relative to this genomic sequence to represent the inferred CDS: inserted 2 bases in 2 codons; substituted 2 bases at 2 genomic stop codons): MSIPFSNTHYXILQGFGSLLEGLTXEILIKQLDNIXAFAAAYFESFLEKREKTTFDPAEWGTQVEDRFXNSHAFEEQEPPEKCDPKQENSPISGKEEETPVTILDSSEEDKEKEEVAALKIQTAFWGHIAREEVRRMETVSNLRK; this comes from the exons ATGTCGATTCCATTCTCCAACACCCACTACTGAATTCTGCAAGGATTtggaagtcttcttgaagggctgA ACGAGATTCTGATAAAGCAACTGGATAATA CAGCTTTTGCAGCAGCGTATTTTGAGAGCTTtctagagaaaagagagaaaaccacTTTTGATCCAGCAGAATGGGGGACTCAGGTAGAAGACCGCTTCTAGAACAGCCACGCATTCGAGGAGCAAGAACCACCTGAGAAATGTGATCCTAAACAAGAAAACTCCCCGATAtctgggaaggaggaagagacaccagtCACCATCTTAGACTCTTCTGAGGAagataaggaaaaagaagaagttgCTGCTCTCAAAATCCAAACTGCCTTCTGGGGACACATAGCCAGAGAGGAAGTAAGGAGAATGGAAACAGTCTCCAACTTGAGGAAATAG